The following are encoded together in the Deinococcus depolymerans genome:
- a CDS encoding Tn3 family transposase, giving the protein MGEALVQQQFLLNDTDLSEVARCRGPVNRLGFAVQLCTLRSYGFFLSNLIDVPDEIRDTLASQLGLLSIGLDGYPSDENTRHTHLERIRTYLGYVRCGEVERERLAAHLSVVARSTPRTESLRQSGHGWLFAHRVVRPGRTTLRDLIASAREAALEATYLTLTRELKAEQESQLDALLGAGDNQESAWPRSPIEALKLPAKKESADTLLFLLARLTTLLELGLSNWPAVHTLPPEMRRQLALWGYRYDAWSLRRFPPSKRRAVLLCFLSMATAVTTDAVVNALDKVMNDIHNKARKRRQQLFQASQEARSRAVEVLEVLGTLTLDEAIPDPGLRSEIIQRYPREELTRLVEGSRQLREGDGSYYRLTESSWDYTRRFSPTLLRVMPFQWAEGSLIGQAVVHLRTFNASGKRKLGDDVPTGWLPPKWQPCVLTRQGGHTAVSRPHYELALLSTLVEKLKAGDVTVQHSRQWADFEDYLIPKDRWQSDREAHYAQLNLPLDAATYLENLDQRLHAVTGAVNTGVPRNEALRIDAAKGEWKLAALRTAGIQSTARAAKALIERHLPARELVDIVIDLDARMDLLRAFLPDGEKSPWPRGVQRRNALAALIAVGCNIGAARMASASGLSVREITAAADGLLTEDALRTASVELVNFASKLPMAAVYGTGDTCSADGMRFYVPVNILAADYSHLLGGRGVNMYVHTTDTSLRLYQQAIPVRLREATFVLDGLLDHGTELDPGRVFTDSHGFSEVVMASAALLARDLAPRIANVHEQTLYKLDRSKVYEHLDPILKGTIKTHVVREAWDEVVRVMASIQTGTATASLILHRLGSYARQNRVHQALAEIGRAEKTMHILRTAGSEEFRRVQARELNKGEASNDLSRFLFFGQEGALRGREFGDQAQSFSALAVLHNAVVAWNMIEVEGVVARLRAAGHDLPDEVLGLTTPLLR; this is encoded by the coding sequence TTGGGCGAGGCCCTGGTTCAGCAGCAGTTTCTGCTGAACGACACTGACCTGAGCGAAGTCGCTCGTTGCCGGGGACCAGTCAACCGTCTCGGATTCGCCGTCCAGCTGTGCACGCTGCGGAGCTATGGGTTCTTCCTGTCCAACCTGATTGACGTGCCGGACGAGATCCGGGACACTCTGGCATCCCAGCTGGGCCTGCTGTCGATCGGCCTGGACGGCTACCCCAGCGACGAGAACACCCGGCATACGCACCTGGAACGGATCCGCACGTACCTCGGGTACGTGCGCTGCGGAGAGGTCGAGCGCGAACGACTCGCGGCCCACCTGAGCGTCGTGGCCCGAAGCACGCCACGAACGGAATCGCTGCGTCAGTCCGGCCACGGCTGGCTGTTCGCTCACCGGGTGGTGCGGCCGGGCCGCACCACCCTCCGTGACTTGATCGCCAGCGCCCGCGAGGCCGCCCTGGAGGCCACCTACCTCACACTGACCCGGGAGTTGAAAGCAGAGCAGGAAAGTCAACTCGACGCGCTGCTGGGTGCCGGGGACAATCAGGAGTCCGCCTGGCCACGCTCACCGATCGAGGCGTTGAAACTCCCGGCCAAGAAGGAATCGGCCGACACCCTGCTGTTCCTGCTGGCGCGCCTCACCACCCTGCTGGAACTGGGGCTCTCCAACTGGCCGGCTGTCCATACTCTACCCCCCGAGATGCGTCGGCAGTTGGCACTGTGGGGCTACCGGTACGACGCCTGGAGCTTGCGGCGCTTCCCGCCGTCCAAACGGCGGGCCGTGCTGCTGTGCTTCCTGTCGATGGCAACCGCCGTGACCACCGACGCGGTAGTCAACGCTCTCGACAAGGTGATGAACGACATCCACAACAAAGCCAGAAAACGCCGCCAGCAGCTGTTTCAGGCCAGTCAGGAGGCCCGCAGTCGAGCGGTGGAGGTGCTCGAAGTGCTCGGGACGCTGACCCTCGACGAGGCGATCCCCGACCCTGGCCTGCGGTCCGAGATCATCCAGCGGTATCCCCGCGAAGAACTGACCCGGTTGGTCGAAGGCAGTCGACAGTTGCGGGAGGGAGACGGGTCGTACTACCGACTGACCGAGTCGTCGTGGGACTACACCCGGCGTTTCTCGCCGACCCTGCTCCGGGTGATGCCGTTCCAGTGGGCGGAAGGCAGCCTGATCGGTCAGGCGGTCGTCCACCTGCGCACCTTCAATGCGTCTGGCAAACGCAAACTCGGGGACGACGTGCCGACCGGCTGGCTGCCACCAAAGTGGCAGCCTTGCGTGCTGACCCGGCAGGGTGGGCACACTGCGGTGTCCCGTCCACATTACGAACTGGCGTTGCTCTCGACCCTGGTCGAGAAGCTCAAGGCCGGAGACGTCACGGTGCAGCATTCCCGCCAGTGGGCAGACTTTGAGGACTACCTGATCCCCAAGGACCGCTGGCAGAGTGACCGGGAAGCGCACTACGCGCAGCTGAACCTTCCACTGGACGCGGCCACGTATCTGGAGAACCTGGATCAGCGGCTGCACGCGGTCACCGGCGCCGTCAACACCGGAGTTCCCCGCAACGAGGCACTGCGGATCGATGCAGCCAAGGGCGAGTGGAAGCTGGCCGCCCTGCGGACAGCGGGGATTCAGTCCACCGCTCGGGCAGCCAAAGCGCTGATCGAACGGCACCTTCCGGCCCGCGAACTGGTAGACATCGTGATCGACCTTGACGCACGGATGGACCTACTCAGGGCCTTCCTGCCGGACGGCGAGAAATCGCCCTGGCCGCGCGGCGTCCAGCGGCGCAACGCCCTTGCCGCTCTGATCGCGGTGGGCTGCAACATTGGGGCAGCCCGGATGGCCTCGGCCTCCGGGTTGTCGGTGCGCGAAATCACTGCCGCTGCTGATGGACTCCTCACCGAGGACGCCCTCAGAACTGCCAGTGTCGAGCTGGTGAACTTCGCCTCGAAGTTGCCGATGGCCGCCGTTTACGGCACTGGGGACACGTGCAGCGCGGACGGCATGCGGTTCTACGTCCCAGTGAACATTCTCGCGGCGGACTACAGCCACCTGCTCGGCGGACGTGGTGTGAACATGTATGTTCACACCACCGACACGTCCCTGCGCCTGTACCAGCAGGCCATTCCGGTGCGGCTACGGGAGGCGACTTTCGTGCTGGACGGTCTGCTTGACCATGGCACTGAACTTGATCCGGGGCGGGTCTTCACCGATTCGCACGGCTTTTCGGAGGTGGTCATGGCTTCTGCTGCGCTGCTCGCCAGGGATCTCGCACCTCGCATTGCCAACGTGCACGAGCAGACCCTGTACAAGCTCGACCGGAGCAAGGTCTACGAGCACCTCGACCCGATTCTCAAGGGCACCATCAAAACGCACGTCGTCCGCGAGGCCTGGGATGAGGTGGTGCGGGTGATGGCCTCGATTCAGACAGGAACAGCGACAGCGTCGCTGATCCTGCACCGGTTGGGATCCTACGCCCGACAGAACCGGGTGCACCAGGCTTTGGCTGAGATCGGACGGGCCGAGAAGACCATGCACATCCTGCGCACCGCCGGGAGCGAGGAGTTTCGCCGCGTCCAGGCACGGGAGCTGAACAAAGGAGAGGCGTCG
- a CDS encoding tyrosine-type recombinase/integrase yields MNPTESARKSAGVRGQPETANSADLRAVVLETVKLWRKHHLSYDQTKHVVEQTRRALNLHPPRDRERTVERLSHQEVERLIEHAYRRAPRYGLMLKTLFYSGARVSEFVNLTVADLHLDLDPPQIRILHAKGGSDGYVPVLPSLAQELRTHLGSRSSGSLFESNRSARYTPRMVQRVVHDAAVSAGIEKVVTPHRLRASVATLLLDAGMPLDQVQKFLRHKRITTTQIYAQTSAKNMGDQYLKALERR; encoded by the coding sequence ATGAACCCCACTGAATCGGCCCGTAAGTCGGCCGGAGTTCGCGGTCAACCAGAGACTGCGAACTCGGCCGACTTGCGGGCCGTGGTGTTGGAGACAGTCAAACTCTGGCGCAAACATCACCTCAGCTACGACCAGACCAAGCACGTGGTGGAGCAGACCCGCAGAGCGCTGAATCTGCACCCACCGCGCGACCGGGAACGCACCGTGGAGCGCCTCAGTCACCAGGAAGTCGAACGGCTGATTGAGCACGCCTACCGGCGTGCTCCACGCTACGGTCTGATGCTCAAAACGCTGTTCTACAGCGGCGCGCGTGTCAGCGAGTTTGTGAACCTCACGGTGGCCGATCTGCACCTCGACCTCGATCCGCCACAGATCCGGATCCTGCACGCCAAGGGCGGCAGTGATGGCTACGTGCCGGTATTGCCGAGCCTCGCGCAGGAATTGCGCACCCATCTGGGGAGCCGCTCGAGCGGCTCCCTATTCGAAAGCAATCGTTCTGCCCGGTACACGCCGCGGATGGTGCAACGGGTGGTGCACGATGCCGCCGTTAGCGCCGGGATCGAAAAGGTCGTGACCCCGCACCGTCTGCGGGCCAGTGTCGCCACCCTGCTGCTGGACGCGGGAATGCCACTCGATCAGGTCCAGAAGTTCCTGCGCCACAAGCGCATCACCACCACCCAGATCTATGCCCAGACCAGCGCCAAGAACATGGGTGACCAGTACCTCAAAGCGCTCGAGCGCCGCTAG